Proteins encoded by one window of Terriglobales bacterium:
- a CDS encoding BrxA/BrxB family bacilliredoxin, whose protein sequence is MPNPFEETTTGMYPELMVVPMREELTRLGIQELRTAAEVDAVLARPVGTVLVVVNSICGCAAGRMRPAVRLALEHPIRPEKMVTVFAGQDRDATEQARSYFAGYQPSSPSIALLRDGKLVFMLERHDIEHREAEDIAGDLTSAFDKYCANTSRN, encoded by the coding sequence ATGCCCAATCCCTTCGAGGAGACGACGACCGGAATGTATCCAGAACTGATGGTGGTGCCCATGCGCGAAGAGCTGACCCGGCTGGGGATCCAGGAACTGCGGACGGCGGCAGAGGTGGATGCGGTCCTGGCCAGGCCGGTGGGCACGGTGCTGGTGGTGGTGAACTCCATCTGCGGCTGCGCCGCCGGGCGGATGCGGCCGGCCGTGCGCCTGGCGCTGGAGCATCCCATCCGGCCGGAGAAGATGGTCACCGTCTTCGCCGGACAGGACCGCGATGCGACCGAGCAGGCGCGCTCCTACTTCGCCGGCTATCAGCCCTCTTCCCCTTCCATCGCCCTGCTGCGCGACGGCAAGCTGGTGTTCATGCTGGAGCGGCACGACATCGAGCATCGCGAGGCCGAGGACATCGCCGGCGACCTGACCAGCGCCTTCGACAAGTACTGCGCCAACACTTCGCGGAATTGA
- a CDS encoding UDP-N-acetylmuramate dehydrogenase, which translates to MDIRENVPLAPMTTFRIGGPARWFVEAATEADVRAAVQHAAEHKLPLFVLGGGSNLLVSDDGFPGLVLRIALRGIEERESAGKRISEAAAGEDWDAFVALAVSRGCAGIECLSGIPGTVGGTPVQNVGAYGQEVADTISSVRVLDTTSGEITDLANSDAGFTYRSSIFNSAQRGRYIVLRVAYALAPGAPPRVEYADLKQYFEGKPQPTLAETREAVRQIRLSKAMLLVPGDEDSRSAGSFFKNPIISTTEYARIAGIVASRGLKPPSYPAPDGRVKLAAAWLVEQSGFTKGYVRGAAGISRRHALAIVNRGGASAADILALKDEIQQRVFDSFGLQLQPEPVFLGF; encoded by the coding sequence GTGGATATCCGGGAGAATGTGCCGCTGGCCCCGATGACCACCTTCCGGATCGGGGGACCGGCGCGCTGGTTCGTGGAGGCGGCCACGGAGGCCGACGTCCGCGCCGCCGTCCAGCACGCCGCGGAGCACAAGCTGCCGCTCTTCGTCCTGGGTGGCGGCAGCAATCTGCTGGTCTCCGACGATGGTTTCCCCGGGCTGGTCCTGAGGATCGCGCTGCGCGGCATTGAGGAGCGCGAATCCGCCGGTAAGCGCATCTCCGAGGCCGCGGCCGGCGAAGACTGGGACGCCTTCGTCGCCCTCGCCGTCTCCCGTGGCTGCGCCGGCATCGAATGCCTGAGCGGCATCCCCGGCACCGTGGGCGGCACGCCGGTCCAGAACGTCGGCGCCTACGGGCAGGAGGTCGCCGACACCATCTCCAGCGTCCGTGTGCTCGACACCACCAGCGGCGAGATCACGGACCTTGCCAACTCCGATGCCGGCTTCACCTACCGTTCCAGCATCTTCAACTCGGCGCAGCGTGGCCGCTACATCGTCCTGCGGGTCGCTTATGCGCTGGCTCCGGGCGCGCCACCCAGGGTCGAGTATGCCGACCTGAAGCAATACTTCGAAGGAAAGCCGCAGCCGACCTTGGCCGAGACCCGGGAAGCGGTCCGCCAGATACGGCTCTCCAAGGCCATGCTCCTGGTGCCCGGCGACGAGGACAGCCGCAGCGCCGGCTCTTTTTTCAAGAACCCCATCATCAGCACCACCGAATACGCGCGCATCGCCGGCATCGTGGCCTCCCGCGGCCTCAAGCCGCCCAGTTATCCGGCGCCCGACGGACGGGTGAAGTTGGCCGCCGCCTGGCTGGTCGAGCAGTCCGGCTTCACCAAGGGATACGTCCGCGGCGCCGCCGGCATCTCGCGGCGGCACGCGCTGGCCATCGTCAACCGTGGCGGCGCCTCCGCCGCCGACATCCTGGCGCTGAAAGACGAGATCCAGCAGCGCGTCTTCGATTCCTTTGGCCTCCAGCTTCAGCCCGAGCCGGTGTTCTTGGGGTTCTGA